Proteins encoded by one window of Rutidosis leptorrhynchoides isolate AG116_Rl617_1_P2 chromosome 7, CSIRO_AGI_Rlap_v1, whole genome shotgun sequence:
- the LOC139860191 gene encoding uncharacterized protein, producing the protein MNILSGFKLPPNSKDDWKWTLMPSGRFHTSDLTSLLNSRLLPSCSSTSETLINKMVPHKLGIFVWRARLQRLPVLMELDKRGVDLDSVRCPICNNDVETIEHTLFRCSFALDLWSRVIKWWGSSFIMISRFEDLFKGLLFSSSNSSVSSKLWQTIEWVTGYMLWRNRNQVVFKKKKESGPMLLNEIQIKSFEWISRRSRKLSLV; encoded by the coding sequence ATGAACATACTAAGTGGGTTCAAATTGCCGCCCAACTCAAAGGATGATTGGAAATGGACTCTCATGCCTTCTGGTCGGTTTCATACTTCGGATCTAACTTCCCTACTCAACAGCAGGCTACTACCTTCATGCTCTTCGACATCCGAAACTTTGATTAATAAAATGGTTCCTCATAAGTTGGGTATTTTTGTTTGGCGCGCTAGATTACAAAGATTACCGGTCCTTATGGAGCTCGATAAGAGGGGTGTGGACTTAGATTCGGTTCGATGTCCTATTTGCAACAATGATGTGGAAACCATAGAACACACTCTCTTTCGCTGCTCATTTGCTTTGGATTTATGGTCACGTGTTATTAAATGGTGGGGCTCGTCATTCATCATGATCTCACGGTTTGAAGATTTGTTCAAGGGATTACTCTTCTCCTCCTCCAATTCTAGCGTTTCTTCCAAGCTTTGGCAGACGATCGAATGGGTAACCGGATATATGCTTTGGAGAAATAGAAACCAAGTGGTGTTTAAAAAGAAAAAAGAGAGCGGTCCCATGTTACTCAACGAGATTCAAATTAAATCCTTTGAGTGGATCTCAAGACGTTCAAGGAAGTTATCGCTTGTTTAG
- the LOC139860192 gene encoding cysteine-rich receptor-like protein kinase 2 translates to MKESIHIPSVCIKFFIFLLLAVKSKSDPRTQIVKLACYKQQLMNETMNQTVAIPNFLQTMTKIGTQLRSSRSGTSSTGTGPDSMFGLGECYGDLSTDDCVLCYAEARTVLPTCFPDRGRIYLDGCFMRIQNYDFYEEYLGSDDTIECGKTVMNDGVFQDSVKRAVSNSVMDAPKNSDYFAEEKVESKTVNESVYVLADCWNTLNDSSCTYCLQRASESILKCLPSSEGRAMFTGCFMRYSATNFINPESTRSNTGEGNEKSQIVELMCENQQENNRSKFIPNFLKAMEDINIKLQTSHTGTVVAGVGPDTNFVLAQCYADLSVNECLLCIAEARTSLPSCLPNDGGRVYLNGCFMRFQNYSFFSEITGKQDKIICVNGSLNNDAFRQAASKAVLQAVDTAPKSRDHHAGTQADVSGTGNKSAYAMGDCWSSIGVESCAECLQNASNAMLTCLPDSMGYALYTGCFMRYSDSSFSNLDLTKRSKGRKMTIIIAVSCVVAFLVASIIAFYAWRFRMASKRKQDSDDAELAKFVNNNSLNVKYSTIEKATSSFDDVNKLGEGGFGTVYKGVLPNGREIAVKRLFVSHRHRARDFYNEVNIISSVDHKNLVKLVGFSCLGPESALIYEYIPNRSLDHFIFVKGKELNWEKRFNIIVGTAEGLAYLHENSKTRIIHRDIKAANILLDSKLNAKIADFGLARSYQEDKNHISTGIAGTLGYMAPEYIAHGQLTEKVDTYSFGVLILEVISGMPNRGLKTLEYNHNLVSLVWKHFKQGTVEEIFDPNIMLRDHINVSVKKEIQNVVHIGLLCTQEVPSLRPTMSMALQMLSNNIKPLPFPTNPPFLPESEIKVNEVSVDRSVKDRVYNPVSVPTVSQSTFSPR, encoded by the exons ATGAAAGAATCAATACATATACCATCTGTATGTATCAAATTTTTCATCTTTTTACTACTAGCAGTTAAATCAAAGAGTGATCCAAGAACCCAGATTGTCAAACTAGCCTGTTATAAACAACAGTTAATGAATGAAACAATGAATCAAACAGTAGCTATACCAAATTTCCTTCAAACAATGACGAAAATCGGCACACAATTACGATCATCACGTAGTGGAACATCATCTACAGGAACAGGACCAGACAGCATGTTTGGACTAGGTGAATGTTATGGTGATCTTTCAACTGATGACTGCGTGTTATGTTATGCAGAAGCACGTACCGTTTTACCGACTTGTTTTCCCGATAGAGGACGAATTTATCTTGATGGGTGTTTCATGAGGATACAAAATTATGATTTTTATGAGGAATATTTAGGATCCGATGATACGATTGAGTGTGGGAAAACGGTTATGAATGATGGTGTGTTTCAAGATTCAGTTAAACGGGCGGTTTCAAATTCGGTTATGGATGCACCGAAAAACAGTGATTACTTTGCAGAAGAAAAGGTGGAGTCGAAAACTGTGAACGAGTCCGTTTATGTACTGGCGGATTGTTGGAATACGTTGAATGACAGTTCGTGTACGTATTGTTTACAGAGAGCTTCGGAGTCGATTTTGAAGTGTTTGCCATCGTCTGAGGGACGTGCGATGTTTACTGGATGTTTTATGAGGTATTCTGCAACGAACTTTATAAATCCGGAATCAACCCGAAGCAATACTGGAG AGGGAAACGAAAAAAGCCAAATCGTTGAATTAATGTGCGAAAATCAGCAAGAAAACAATCGAAGCAAATTCATTCCCAATTTTCTAAAGGCGATGGAAGATATTAACATAAAACTACAAACTTCACATACTGGAACAGTCGTTGCAGGCGTGGGACCCGACACTAACTTCGTACTCGCTCAATGTTACGCCGATCTTTCCGTCAACGAATGCCTTTTATGCATTGCCGAAGCTCGAACGTCTCTTCCTAGTTGCTTACCCAACGATGGTGGTCGAGTGTATCTCAACGGTTGCTTCATGCGATTCCAGAATTATAGCTTCTTTAGTGAGATTACAGGGAAACAAGACAAGATCATTTGTGTTAATGGATCATTAAACAACGATGCATTTCGACAAGCAGCATCGAAGGCTGTGTTACAAGCGGTCGATACTGCACCGAAAAGTAGGGACCACCATGCTGGAACTCAGGCTGATGTATCTGGGACTGGGAATAAGTCGGCTTACGCTATGGGTGATTGTTGGAGTTCGATAGGTGTAGAATCGTGTGCAGAGTGTTTGCAGAATGCGAGTAATGCTATGCTGACGTGTTTGCCTGATTCAATGGGGTATGCGTTGTATACTGGTTGTTTCATGAGGTATTCTGACTCAAGTTTTTCAAATCTTGATCTTACGAAACGGTCTAAAG GGCGAAAAATGACAATTATAATAGCTGTTAGTTGTGTGGTAGCATTCTTAGTTGCTAGTATTATTGCTTTCTATGCATGGAGGTTCAGGATGGCGTCGAAAAGAAAACAAG ATTCAGATGATGCTGAATTGGCGAAGTTCGTGAATAATAATAGTTTAAACGTCAAATACTCTACAATTGAGAAAGCGACGAGTTCTTTTGATGATGTCAATAAGCTTGGAGAAGGTGGATTCGGAACTGTATACAAG GGCGTTCTTCCAAATGGACGGGAAATTGCGGTCAAGAGACTTTTCGTCAGCCACAGACATAGAGCACGCGACTTCTACAACGAAGTCAACATCATTAGTAGCGTTGACCATAAAAATCTGGTCAAACTGGTCGGATTCAGTTGTTTAGGGCCTGAAAGTGCTCTCATTTACGAATATATACCAAACCGCAGTCTCGATCATTTCATCTTTG TAAAAGGTAAGGAACTAAACTGGGAAAAAAGATTTAATATAATTGTCGGGACAGCAGAAGGTTTGGCCTATCTTCATGAAAACAGTAAAACGCGTATCATTCACAGGGATATAAAAGCTGCTAATATCTTGTTGGATTCAAAGCTTAACGCTAAGATTGCTGATTTTGGATTAGCAAGATCTTATCAAGAAGATAAAAATCATATCAGCACCGGGATTGCAGGAACTTT AGGATATATGGCTCCAGAATATATAGCCCATGGTCAGTTAACCGAAAAAGTGGATACATATAGTTTCGGTGTACTAATTCTCGAGGTGATTAGTGGAATGCCAAACAGAGGATTGAAGACATTAGAGTATAATCACAACTTGGtttcactt GTTTGGAAGCATTTTAAACAAGGAACAGTAGAGGAAATATTCGATCCAAATATCATGTTGCGAGATCATATTAACGTAAGTGTGAAGAAGGAAATACAAAATGTGGTACATATTGGACTTCTTTGCACCCAAGAAGTACCGTCGCTTAGACCAACTATGTCAATGGCTCTACAAATGTTATCGAATAATATTAAACCATTGCCTTTTCCTACAAATCCCCCTTTTTTACCTGAAAGTGAGATAAAAGTGAATGAGGTTAGCGTAGATCGTTCTGTAAAAGACAGGGTATACAATCCTGTATCTGTTCCAACTGTTTCTCAATCTACTTTTAGTCCAAGGTAG